TGTCATGCATCTGCCGATGTTGTTGCACTTTGCAATTTAAGTGATGAGATCTAGCTACCTTGCTTCAATATAAcgccgtctgtgtgtgtgtgtgtgcctgctcTCGatagagagcagaggagagaagcaGGGTGCTCGTAAATGATGCgtaaatgcaaacaaaacttAGCAATATAGTTTTTCTAGTGCCttatttttttatagtttgtttGGTTTAAGTGCTGTGAAAAATAGTCTTATAATGAAAGGGAAAAcccaaatttttatttattgcaacCACATTTTGGTAGATTCTGCAACATTTCGCGTTTAACAGCAGATaccacttttttttgttaaattctgTGATTCTGTTCACTTTTACCGCATTGCTGAAATCATAGGGCCCTAGAATACCATAAACTAACCATAAATATACATTTGAGCAAAGACCTCAGACCTCAACTGCCACTAACCAGTGAGTTTAGCCATCATTGTTGCTGCCTTCTGTTTCATTTCCTGAGAGCCCACATAGTAAAGAAAAAGGTAACTATCAATACCTGATCATATAAAAGAGACTCCAGAAAGTAGCAGGTAAGGTGTTAGCCTGTGAAGCCCAGAGCAGAGCAACGTGGGTCCTCGCCTTGCTCACGTCATTGAAGGTAGATAAGGAATCATTCAGGATCATCCTCATAGAGATCAGATCAGACACATTCTCCCTCTTGGACAAGTTTTCAGCGTGCATGGTCTTTGCTAGGTTCTGGACAGTTGAAAAGAAtaagtttttcttttgtaagACTTACTGTGAAAACCTGAAAATGGCAGTATAGAGGCATTGTGGCATCAGGTCAAGGcagtttattttgtcatttccaGCTCCGACATTCCTAGGAAAAGCAAACTAACCTCTCTGGCACTGTAGGCACTCTTAAAGACATGAATGGGCAGGCCAGCCACCAACGCCGGGAAGATCTTGTCAAACTCTTTGAAGTTCTCCAAAGCATTTAGCACCAAGGCTTTCTGAGCTGCCTGTCGAGCCTGACACTTGTCTTCACCTAGCTCCTTTCCAAACAGAGTCAGGTAGCCAGACTCAAACATCACCTGAAGGACAGCAGGTCAGAAGGAAACCAATTAGTTGTATCACACTCTGTAAACAGTGTCCAAATGTTACTGCAATGTGTATGTCTAATTCCTCTTGGGTACTTTTTATGCTGTTTTATTGAGTTACAGCCATGACAACTGACTTTGTTAGACAATAATTAAAAGTAGGCCTACGTCTACTGACCTTGTAGCAAAAAGCAAAGATGCCATCCACCTCCCAGTGGTCCTTGCTGGGGCTGAGTGTGTCCGACCTCAACATGACGTCCTGGAGGTGGCTCATCATAGTCTCTATTAGAGAGGGCAGAGCCTCACCCTGCAAGGTCTTCAGAAAGGTTTGGTGGAGGTTTTCTGTGGTGTGGCCATGGCGAGGGTCGAAACTGTCGTGGCCGAATGCCTAGTTAGGGAAGGAAGAAGAGGTTTAGGACCATTGAAGGACTCACTGGTAGCATGAAAATGTCCTGTCCTCTGTGGAGGAAGAAAATATCCTGACGAAGAtggtataaataataaaaatgaaacctTGACAGATGTAGCAAAGTGGAACTTCCTCCAATCCAGGTGTCTCCCCTGTCTGATGACTGAATGGTAAGAGAAGGGGTCGCATAGAAAGTGGATGTACTGGCCTGCGATTTTGCACGTGAAAATATGGCCGTACTTCTTCTGGCGGCTGCGGAGGAACTGGAGAGGGTTGGCCCCGAACTGCAGAGCACAACCCAGGTAGGGGATGAAGCCATTCTCAACTGCAGGCTCACCAGGTTGCCTATGGGCATTGACAAGAAagacatagcagacaatatttAGTACAAAGCCAAAACGGAGGGTAATGAGGGTCCTATTAAATTCGAAGTAATAATCCCCTTTTTATCCATTTTTATGAGTCGATGCTCAATTTGCTTCATACTATTACCTACTCATATGCAGCAATAGTGATTCCACCTATAGCCAACTCAACTTTTTTCTTTGTCCGATGAAGAGACcatgtattttcaaaatatcCATTTTCATGAAATCAGAAAAACTGCCTTGTTTTAAGCTTTGTGTAAGTATCGTTATTGAACAATCTGTGAATTATTACAAGGTGAATAGGCTGAATccaagaaataacatttgagtTCTTCGGGTAATGAAAGCCTAAAATTCACACAATATGATAATACATGGTTTGCACTGAACAGCCGCTCCACTGACAAATTTATAAtcaattcattaattaattatggACACAAACCACAGACAGGTTCATGGTCCCCCAGGCCACTGGGGAGCCCTGTCGCCTAGGGCTTTATGCTGGTGACCATGTAATTGCAGCGTCAATGGTCCAATTCCAGCCAGGACCTTGCTGTTATCGATCTTCTTCTAGTAGTAGAACTAGtagtacctttttttttttttttactgaggaAGGCCAATGATGCCCATATTCATTAAAACTCTTTCAGACCTTGTCAATGAACCCAAGTTTCCTGAAGTGGAACCATGGCCCTCCTAGCaaccacattttcaaaacattgaCAAACAGTTACCAATGTTGTTATAGTTataccaaaacaaacagaattaGTTACATACCAGCCTTAGTGTCATTATGATGCTCTTGTAAATAAGATCATTCTTTACAACATATATtgtcactttaaaaacacatttcctatTTTGTCAACCTGACTACAAAGTATTATCATTATTACAAAAAGAAGCACCTAATCAGCTACATCTCTATTCTGAATACACAAGATAAGGTttgacaacagcagcagcttagCCAGCACACTGGTGACAGTGTTTGTGAATTACCAACATACCAAATAAATTCAATTATCTTTATAAAAGCTTTTGTTTGATTAGCACACACTGCATGCATACCAATGTTGGTGTTGATCTCTGAGCAGTAAGCTAAAAATCAGACTAGATCAATATGTATCTTCTGGAGATACATATTAATGTTAAATGCTCTAGACACACTGTGTAAGCACAATACAGGAGTTTAAGCATAATAAATGCCTAATACCCTGCATGTCCTATGTCCAGTCTTACCTGTGTCGTATCCCTACAGCAAGCCATAGAAGGCAGCAGAATCCCACCACTACAGCCCAGATCAGAGCGATGCTTAATATCATGGTGATGTTGATGAGAGAAAGATCCGACACAGCAGGAGGCTCCCTAACAGTTATGAATGCTCCACACTAATCACATTAACTGTTGCCTGCTTCATTAAAATCAACAGTCCTAGAGAGaataatgtgtattaaaaatGCTGCCCTAGGTTCCTGGAGTTTTTCAACCCAGAGACAATGAATGCGACACTGCCTGTAACTACAAGTTGTGTAAGCaacctgtgtgcatgtgttggtGAGCAGTCTAGTCCTAGTGCGATGACAGGCAGCGTGTAGCAGGTTTTTATACCTTCTTTGTCCCTTAGGGTGGGCCCAAGGGCAGATTCAGGGGAAAGATATGATGTCATCACTGAAGTCAGACTCAGCCAAGTCACACGTGAATTGCAAGGGGAAAAAGTTCAGTTTTTGCCATTGCAACTATTGgcaatgttttgtgtgtatttttggaaGAGGATTCTTTTCAGCATTTGTTAGCTTAAATTATTTCTACCTTCTAAGTTCTGGTAGTTATTAATtccattaaaatatttcttagGGTAAAAAAGGTgatcatttcaaattaaatttgcaTAAACAGTTAGGTGTTTAAGTCTgtgtaacagacagacttttattaaattttagtATAGTAAAAAATCATAGTGTCCTCTTGTCAATTCCATTTAAAATTCTCTAAATAAGTCAAATTATCTAGCCTGTTATCTCACTGGGAGTTCTCCAGGAA
The Micropterus dolomieu isolate WLL.071019.BEF.003 ecotype Adirondacks unplaced genomic scaffold, ASM2129224v1 contig_14129, whole genome shotgun sequence DNA segment above includes these coding regions:
- the LOC123966732 gene encoding cytochrome P450 7A1 — encoded protein: MILSIALIWAVVVGFCCLLWLAVGIRHRQPGEPAVENGFIPYLGCALQFGANPLQFLRSRQKKYGHIFTCKIAGQYIHFLCDPFSYHSVIRQGRHLDWRKFHFATSVKAFGHDSFDPRHGHTTENLHQTFLKTLQGEALPSLIETMMSHLQDVMLRSDTLSPSKDHWEVDGIFAFCYKVMFESGYLTLFGKELGEDKCQARQAAQKALVLNALENFKEFDKIFPALVAGLPIHVFKSAYSARENLAKTMHAENLSKRENVSDLISMRMILNDSLSTFNDVSKARTHVALLWASQANTLPATFWSLFYMIRSPDAMKAALEEVQKVLEDAGLTVNPNDPTLNLTREQLDNTPVLDSIIKEAMRLSSASMNVRVAKEDFLLHLDNQEAYRIRKDDVIALYPPMLHYDPEIYEDPYEYKFDRFLDEKGQEKTTFYHSHRRLRYFYMPFGSGVTKCPGRFFAVYEIKQFLTLVLSYFDMELLDPAIKVPPLDQSRAGLGILQPTYDVDFRYKLKSNF